The sequence CGGAAATTATTCTATCCAAACCAGTTATAGATAAAGTACTTAGTTCGTTAACTGCTTTGAGTGAAAATGGTAAGGCAATATCTGAAAATGATATTATAAAAAATCTTCAGGTAGAAGAAATAAAGGGAACTGATATACTAGAAATTTCCTACAAAAGTACTAACCCCAACTTAGCTGCATTTATCGTCAATGAGATAATGAAGGCTTACATAGACAATAGTAAAGAAGTCAATCGTGCAGAAGCCTTAACAGCGAAAAAATTTATTGCTCAACAGCTACCAGAAACTCAAGAATCTGTTCGTCAAGCAGAAAAAGCACTGCGTCAATTTCAAGAAACCAATAAATTAGTAGCCATCGATGATGAAGCAAAATTATCGCTGGAAACTGTAGAAAAACTCAAAAGTCAACTTGCTGAGGTTAAAGCTAAATTTGCTGAAATCAATGCTAAATACATAGCTTTGATAAATCAGTTGGGCATGGATTCTCAAAAAGCTATTTATGTAGCGAAACTGAGTCAATCTCAGGCAGTACAAGCAACCTTAACTAATATTCAGGAGACAGAACAAGAATTACGATTAGCAAGAATTCGCTTCCAGAATGATAATCCGACAATTCTGAATTTGCAGGAAAAATTATCAACTTTGAAGGCTCAATTACAGCAGAGAATTATACGAGAAATTGGCAGTAATCGCAGCGTCAGGCAGCAAGATTTGCAGGCAGGTGAATTAGAACTTGAGTTAATGAGTCTGTTGATTAATTTACAAGTTGAAAAAGTCGGTTTATCCAATCAAATTTCTTCATTAGAAAATAACTTATCGCAGTATCAAAGCCGAATCAATAGCTTACCAAAATTAAAAGAAGAAGAGCGGGAGATACAGCGGAGATTGGAAGCAGCCCAAGCAACTTACGAAACTCTATTAACTAAATTAAAGGAAATTGAAGCTGCAGGCAATCAAAATATAGTTAATGCCAGAATTATTGAAGAAGCTTTAGTACCAAATAAACCAACTTTGGATACTAAAATCATACTTTTACTCTTGGTTAACTCGGTTTCTAGTTTTGTGCTATTTATCGCTTCTATTGCAATTCTAGAAAAATTGGATTCATCTCTAAAAAATGTGAAAAGCATCCAAAAAATACTGCCTTATCCGCTGTTAGCGACGTTTCCTAGCTATAAACCAGAAAAAAACCAATCCGAACCTAATTTAGGTAGAGCTAAGATAGCA comes from Rivularia sp. PCC 7116 and encodes:
- a CDS encoding polysaccharide biosynthesis tyrosine autokinase, whose product is MNNTEYPIAVEIKNSEDLNIDFQQYWFALKRRWLPAMAITGGFFGLGFMGIMLLSKTYYSAEGKILVKPDKSATLTGLLTDNKNQLTPLTLQGNPLKTETEIILSKPVIDKVLSSLTALSENGKAISENDIIKNLQVEEIKGTDILEISYKSTNPNLAAFIVNEIMKAYIDNSKEVNRAEALTAKKFIAQQLPETQESVRQAEKALRQFQETNKLVAIDDEAKLSLETVEKLKSQLAEVKAKFAEINAKYIALINQLGMDSQKAIYVAKLSQSQAVQATLTNIQETEQELRLARIRFQNDNPTILNLQEKLSTLKAQLQQRIIREIGSNRSVRQQDLQAGELELELMSLLINLQVEKVGLSNQISSLENNLSQYQSRINSLPKLKEEEREIQRRLEAAQATYETLLTKLKEIEAAGNQNIVNARIIEEALVPNKPTLDTKIILLLLVNSVSSFVLFIASIAILEKLDSSLKNVKSIQKILPYPLLATFPSYKPEKNQSEPNLGRAKIAIPVLENPCSPISEVYRMLQANLDFIDSTQKSNVIVISSSVPQEGKSTVAANLAAVFAETKKRVLLIDADVRNPFQHHAWKLTNQLGLSNAIVGKANLSTAIKIIQPNLHVLTSGVTPPNPVTLLKSQAMAELIKHASENYDYVVIDAPPILMAADALILGKLANGILMVSRPGVVDANSLVKTKNLLEQSGQNILGLVANGIILKNESDSYFHFTESYASEISKQRTELSKKLIGLNSDK